The nucleotide sequence GGCATCCGGTTCACTGCCGAAAGTATCAAGATGGTTAATCAGCCAGGGAAGATTGAATTTTTCCCGTCCGGTGCTTTTGGGCGGAGTAAGAGAGAAATAGTCATCACTGCACAATGAACTCAGCAAAGAGGCGTTTACCTTTCCTGAGCGGGCGAAGTTTCCGCTGTCGTCGTACTTTTTACCCTGAACTTTGTTAATCCAGGCATCCATTAACATATTGCCGGGGCCGGTGTCATAACCAAGGGTTGGCTCTCCCGGAATCATTACCGATATGTTGGATATTCCGCCAATGTTGAGAACAACGATAGTTGAGTCAGAGGGTTCAAAAACCGAATGATGAAAAGCCGGGACCAGAGGGGCGCCCTGGCCACCCAGAGCCATATCCTTACGGCGAAAATCAGCAACTGTGGTGATCCCTGTTTTGGCGGCAATAATATTGGCATCGCCCAGCTGCATGGTAAATGCTTCACTGCCATAGGGCTGGTGGAACACGGTCTGGCCGTGATTGCCGATGGCAACAATATCTTCAGCCTTATACGGCGATTTATTTAATAGCCCGATGACCGCATCAGCAAACAGATGGCCCAGATGATGGTCCAGCCTGCCCACCTGTCTTAGTGTGGTTTCCTGACCAAGACATACGGTAAGCAGCTCTTGCTTGAGTGTCTCGTCAAGCGGGTAAAAATCATGGAACAGAAGTTCAGCTTTTGCTTCCCGTATACGGACGATAGCGGTATCCACCCCATCCATACTTGTTCCTGACATTACTCCGATGTAGAGTTCATCCTTATCCATTATGCTTTTAGTCCGGCTGACTTAATGTGTCGTGTATTGTAAAGTAAATTAGACTCCGATTATAAGAATCGGACGGAAAAAACAAAAGATTTCAGGAGAATAACATGGGACCACTCTGGCTGGATGTTGAAGGTTGTGAACTAAGCGCAGAAGACAAAGAGATACTTCAGCACCCTCTGGTTGGCGGTGTGATTCTTTTTGCCAGAAACTATCACGATAATAAACAACTGCTGGCTTTAAACCAGGCGATAAGAAAAAGTGCCTCCAGGCCAATACTTATCGGCGTTGACCAGGAAGGTGGCCGGGTTCAGCGCTTTCGTGAAGGCTTTACTCTGATTCCTCCGGCACAGGCGTTTGCAGAGCAGAAAGAGGGAGAAAAAGTAGCAGAGCAAGCAGGCTGGTTGATGGCGGCAGAACTGATTGCTCATGATATCGATCTAAGTTTTGCCCCGGTTCTGGACAAAGGCCATGACTGTAAGGCAATAGGCAACCGTGCTTTTGGCTCGGATATACAGACGGTACTTAAATACAGCAGTGCTTTTATGCGAGGTATGAAGTCTCTGGGCATGGCGACAACAGGGAAGCACTTCCCCGGTCACGGCGGAGTGCTGGAAGACTCTCACTTTGAGACGCCTTACGACAGAAGAGAAGAGATCATTTCTCAGGATATGGCAGTATTTAAAGCCCAGATTGATGCCGGTCTGCTGGATGCAATGATGCCTGCCCATGTGATCTTTCCTAATTATGATGATAAACCTGCCAGTGGATCCGCTTATTGGCTTAAGAAGGTGTTACGGCAGCAATTAGGTTTTAAAGGTATTGTTTTTTCTGATGACCTGAATATGGAAGGTGCATCAGTAATGGGAGGCGCAGCAGCAAGGGCTGCTCAGTCGCTGGAGGCCGGTTGCGATATGGTGCTTATGTGCAATAACCGTGATAGGGCAGTTGAAATACTGGATAACCTGCCGGTAACGGAAGTGCCAAAAGCTCTGACTTTGCTCAAAAAGCAAAACTTCTCGCTGAGTGAACTTAAAATCTCAACAGAGTGGAAAGAGGCGAATGAGTCCATGAAGCGAGTCATTGGCGCATAACAGCAG is from Vibrio sp. JC009 and encodes:
- a CDS encoding anhydro-N-acetylmuramic acid kinase, whose translation is MDKDELYIGVMSGTSMDGVDTAIVRIREAKAELLFHDFYPLDETLKQELLTVCLGQETTLRQVGRLDHHLGHLFADAVIGLLNKSPYKAEDIVAIGNHGQTVFHQPYGSEAFTMQLGDANIIAAKTGITTVADFRRKDMALGGQGAPLVPAFHHSVFEPSDSTIVVLNIGGISNISVMIPGEPTLGYDTGPGNMLMDAWINKVQGKKYDDSGNFARSGKVNASLLSSLCSDDYFSLTPPKSTGREKFNLPWLINHLDTFGSEPDAADVQATLTEFTVRTICDEVEKFKQGPNPELMVCGGGASNRFLMDKLKQQLPDWQVCTTTDKGVDSDYMEAIAFAWLAQRRIHNLPSNLPEVTGAEKAASLGVIYPAD
- the nagZ gene encoding beta-N-acetylhexosaminidase codes for the protein MGPLWLDVEGCELSAEDKEILQHPLVGGVILFARNYHDNKQLLALNQAIRKSASRPILIGVDQEGGRVQRFREGFTLIPPAQAFAEQKEGEKVAEQAGWLMAAELIAHDIDLSFAPVLDKGHDCKAIGNRAFGSDIQTVLKYSSAFMRGMKSLGMATTGKHFPGHGGVLEDSHFETPYDRREEIISQDMAVFKAQIDAGLLDAMMPAHVIFPNYDDKPASGSAYWLKKVLRQQLGFKGIVFSDDLNMEGASVMGGAAARAAQSLEAGCDMVLMCNNRDRAVEILDNLPVTEVPKALTLLKKQNFSLSELKISTEWKEANESMKRVIGA